GACGCATCAAGGCTTTACAGGGTTTTTAACTCTGTAAAGCCTTCTTGCTTTTTGTGGTTTTATAAAGATGATGTTAGAGCATGGATTAATTTCTTCACAGTAATAGGGGCAGCATAGTACTAAATGAAGCTTAGAAGTTAAAGATACTATACATATATTAACAAAATAAAGTATAATAACATATAGAGTATAAATTTATTTAACTTATGGTAGGAGATATAGTTTTTAAAGGTAATAAATTTAGATTGAGTTATGATGACTAAATTTAAAGTTTCTGGGAGGATATATAATGAAGCCGATAAGACTAATAAGACAATTAAGATTAAATAATTTAGAGCTTTTTCAATTACGAGAAGATTTTTATGGTAGAACAATTTCTTATATGTTAATTATGGATTTTCGAAGAGCAAGTACATTGGATGATTTCCCAGAATTAGAAGAAATAGAAGATGAAGAAGGTTTTGGGAGAAGAAATTTTATTAAGGTGTTATTTTTACATGATGCACATATAGAAGTTAACTTTAAGGATGAACTAGTAAGTATAGCAGGAGGATTTTTAGAGAATAAAGATGATTGTCATTGGAATTGTTCTTTTGAAGAAATGGAAAGTAAAAAGTTTTTGAAAATGACTGAATCTAGAGGATATATGATAGAGTGTATTAGTAGCATACTATTGAATTGTGGTTATAACAATAAATTAAATAATATAAAAGATGAAAAATTTAATTATTTATCACAAGATTAGAATTGAGAAGGGGAACGGGAATTTTTGTTATTAAATTAATAATTTAAATAAAAAATTTGGAGATTTTGTAGCTTTAAACAACATAAATCTTAAAATTAAGAAGAATACAATTGTATTAATTATCGGTCCTAATGGTTCAAGCAAAACAACAATGGATAGATTCTTAGTCTTGATAAAATTCATTTAACGATTCATTGATCCTAGAGTTGGTTTGCACAATTTCCAACTCTTCTTGAGTGATGGATTTTGATAATTTAGCTTCATTGGTGATATAGAATTCACCATCATTATGGAATTAACTCCAAATTAACCAAAATTATATAATTGATCGTAATATTGTTGTGCGCCATATAAATTAACTATAATGTTGTTATATGTAATAAATTTTAAAAAGTCAATCAGAGAATAAAGAGTTTTTATTAAAGAAATATATTTGTTTTTTTGTATGTTTTATAAAATGGCGATAAAAGAGGTGTTTTTGAAAATTAAACAGTAAGGTATTTTAAATATAAAAGAAAAAAATATATTTAAACTAAAATTAGATGAGGAGTAGATATGAATAAAATATACTTTGTAAGACATGCTAAACCAGATTACTCTATACATGATGATTTAATTAGACCATTAACCGATCAAGGTATAAAAGATAGTAAAGAACTTCTTAATTTCTTTAAGGATAAAGAAATAACTAAAATATATTCAAGCCCTTATAAAAGAGCAATAGATACTATAAAGGAAGTTGCAAAGATATATGAGCTTGAAATTGAAATTGTTGATGGTTTTAAAGAGAGAAAGATAAGTAATTGTTGGATTGAGGATTTTTCTAATTATTCACGAAAGCAATGGAGTGATTTTTCCTATAAATTAGAAGGTGGAGAATCATTAAAAGAGGTTCAAGATAGAAATATAAAAGTTCTTAATGAAATATTAGAAAACAATGATAGTCAAAATATTGTTATAGGAACTCATGGTACTGCATTAAGTACAATTATTAAATTTTATGATAATACCTTTAATTATGATAAATTTAATGAAATTAAAGATGTTATGCCTTTGATAATATGTATGACCTTTGAAGGTAGAAGTATTAAAAGTATAACTAGGCAAATCAATAAGTAATTACTAAATGCCGTATTATTCAAAAGGATATGCGGTATTTTTATTTTTTGTCGTATTTTAAGAAGTTATGGTGAAACTATTGAAATTAATGTTAAACAGTTTTAAATTAGAATTATACACATAAGGGGGACTTTATAGATGGAGAGATTATTATCATTACTTTTAATTAGCATTATGGCTTTTAGTTTTACTGGGTGTGCAGGTTATGAAAATACGAAAGAAGAAAAATCACAAGGGCAATCAAAACAAGAAGTAGTTAAGGAAGATAACAAAGAATCAAATGTGAAAATGCCAAAAAAAGAAATGGGAAAAGGTAAAATTGAAATTTCAACAGCAGGAGGAACTTCAGGAGGTGGAAAAATACCAGTAGAGTTTATAGGAAAAGATGCTCAAATATCACAAATAGGTTTAAATAGTGAAGAATTTGATGGAGCTAAATTAAGTTATATATTTATTGATGGCAAAGAAGTAGAAAAGGAACAATTGGGTAATACTCAAACAGCAATAAATCTTAAAGGGAATGCATTAAAGGAAGGTAAGCATAAAGTTGAAGTAGTTCAATTTGATAATGATAAAACAGATGGCAAAATAATAACTTATAAAACTGCATCATATGAGTCTAAACTAAAATAAAAGGTCACCATTTGGTGGATTTCTATAATCCCACACGTTATTACATAGGATTATAGAAAATCATCTCTTATTATTAATATGAATAAATAAGGCTGTAATCTAAATCGATGTTAATATAAATATACTCTACGAAAATTATAAACATAAATTACATCATTGAAAGAATAATAATTATTAATTTAAGTATGTACAAAAAGCATTTAACTAGATATATCTGGTTAGGTGCTTTTTATTTTATGAAAGAGAATAAAAAATTCTAATCCTTTTGATCTTAAGAGGAATTATATTTGAGTTAACTGTAAATGATATTTACTAAGGTGATAAAAGTGCTGTATAGAAATTTAAATAATGTGTGTCTAATATGTAACAAAATAGTTACACATTTGCAATAGAATTGCAACAAATAATAAGTATTAAATATGTTATTATATTTATGAGTAGTTAATCCCTTGTTGATTTTATTTTGGTAGTTTCGGCTTAAGCTGTAGCTACCCTATTTTTTGTCGTATTTTAAAAAGTTATGTAGAAAATGTTGCAATATTTAATAAATGGTTTACTATAATATATAGTATTAAAAAGGAGGTATATTACCATGAGAGCTGATCTGATTGGGATTTTCATGTGTGCTTTTTTAGCAGGAGGACTATTAACTTTTTTGGGAGGCGTAATAAAACACTTTAATGCTGGTAATATGATTAACTTATTTGATGATAAAAAACATGATAAAGATAAAGTATCTAGAGTTGTTGGTAGAAACTTTCTGTTTACAGGATTAAGTACAATACTCATTGCTGTGATTAGTATATTTATTAATGAAGTCTATTATAATTATGTAATGATGATGCAGTTGGTTCTAATTATAGTTGGATTAATGGCAACCTTTTATCAGTTTAATAAATATTGTAAAAAATAAAGATAAGGACAAACTTAACGTAACTAATTCCTAAAAGTCATTTTTATATTATGTTAAAGTGGATTTGAAAATTAAATAATTATAGTTGCAATAAATTTTAAGTATATATGATAAAGCCATTGAACGATGGCTATTTTATTACCCTAGATTTTTAATACTTTAGTTTCATTTTAGTATAGGTTAATATATATATATACTAAATAACTAAAATATGAGATAGCACATGGATTGGAGATATATAGAAAATGCTAAATTGAAAGAGTTTAATTTTATTTCTAAGAAAATAATAGATAACGATATTACAGTTTATACTAAAATGCCTAATCTAGAAATATTGCAATTTCCATCTAATTTTTATACAACTGAGCAAATTACATGGTTAGTAGCTAAATTACCTAATGTAAGAGGATATGCTTTACGACCATATATATATTTTGAAAGAAAAAATGGAGATGAGTTTGCAAGTACTTTAATTTGTGGTAAACGAAAGCCATTTATATATCACGTTGATGATAAGCAGAAGAGAAGAATACAACGTTGTATTTTAAAATTTAATGATTTAGTAGACAAGTACAGAAATAATCCTACTATAATACCACCAACATAGATTAAATCTATGTCATAAGTATATCTTTGTTTAAAATAAAAATACCATAAGGAGATGCAATATGCATAATATAGATACAATAACAATTTATTTTATAATGATTGCATTTTATTTTTGAGGATTACATGGAAAAAAATATTCCAATGGTATTAAGAAGAATTAAGGCTGTTGATATTAATAAGATGAAAATGGGAAGATATAAAGTTTTAAACTATAAGGAATCATACTTTTATATAATGGATTGTCGAAAACCAATTGTAGCAATAGGTACAAAAGATAACAAGCTTATAGTTATAAATTATCAGGATTATAAAAAAACAGAAGATTTATATAAGTCACTGGAACAGTTTAAAAAATAAGATAAAATAAAATCAGATAATAATGTGAAGAATTAGAGTTAAGCACTTGGAGAAATCCAGGTGTTTTTTTATTCATTGATATAAATAATAAGAAAATATTAAAAGTTAAAATATAATAATATATTACAAATTGTTACATACTATCCCTTTTATTCTATATAATCAAAAACAGAAAGGAGGGATATTATGTCAAAGGAAGAGTTGTTATTAAAGAAAATAGAAGAACTTAGAAGTTTGATGAATCAGCTAATAAGTGAAAAAGCTGATCTTATCGATCCTGATGTTGTACTATTAAGTCAGAAACTAGACATTTTGCTTAATGAGTATAACGAGTTTTTAAGAGAATGTGATTAAGTAGTAATAAACTAAAGATAAAGAGCATCCATATTTGGATGCTTTTATTGTCTATGAATATAAAGAAGGCTTATATGTTAGAATTTGTTATTAGTTAAATATACTATTTTATAGATACTTCTAATTAATACTTCTATAGATTAATTTTAGATAGTATTAACATAAGGAACGTTTTAATACTCTATGTTCTATTATATTAATAGTAAGAAAACATCTAATAGAAAGTCTTAAAACTAAAGGAGGAGAAAATGGATGGATTTTGGGAGTATTAGTTTAATGGTAGCAATAGTAATGGGCTTATCAGAAGTTTTTAAGAGTTTAGGACTTAATCCTAAATTTGTACCAATATTAAATTTAATTTTAGGTATATTACTCGGTATTTTTTATATTTCAAATGGAAGATTTAAAGAGGGAATAATGAATGGAATTATAGTTGGGTTATCTGCAAGTGGATTTTATTCGGGAACAAAGAATACTATAGAAAATTTTAGGCATTAACAGTATATTTAAATGAATTGTGTATAAAAAATGGGAGGATAGCCCTCCCATTATAATATTTAAACTAATGGACTTTCAATTAAAGTTGTAGCTATAAATTCGTGTCTGTGCTCATCATTACAAGTTGTAACCCCTGTTACACAGTGAATATGCTTTCCATCACAGGTCTCAATAGCAGGACCGGTAGTAATACAGATTTCATGGAAGTGGTCAAAGAAATCTGTTCTTACACGAATTCTATGGGCATGTGAACGTCCACAGCGAAAAGCTTGACCAGTAACCCCAGCAAATCTATGATTATGACGTTCATCGCACTCTTCAGCTAATTTAGTGCTACCTAAAAATTCATGAACGTGTCTTTGTCTCTCATTACGTTCATCTTCACACATATTACTTCTATTGTTGCTCATTGAAATCGCTCCTTTTCTTACGTATAATAACTACAATATATAATATGTTGTAAATTATAATATGTGAGATATATTGTGCTAACGTATTATTTTATGAATAAGGGCCAACTTATAATTTAGTAACATAATTCTACATAGGATAATAGTATAAAGTATAGTCTAATGATTGGTAGAGTTTAAATTTCTAAATTTATTTTCGAAATCACATATAAATATATATTTAAATAAGCCATTTTAATTTTATATTGATATTAATAGTAAAATCATCTAAATAACACCTTTTTGAGATAGCATTAAAGTGTAAATGAACATAGTCAATATACTTTTAAAGTAAATATGACATTTTAAATAACAATGGCTATGTAAACAATACTATTAAAAACCGAGGTGCATTTAGATGAAGTATGTTAGAAATATTGGAAAATCTAAAGGAAAAGTGAGTTCTTATAATGGATATATGGCAGGAGATATAGTGCGTAGGCTGCAACATGAGCTTAATATTCAGTTTGGAAGAGGGATTGTAGAAGATGGTTTAGTAGGACCTCTAACTCTTAATGCATTAATTTTAGTTAAAAAAGGTGCAAGAGGTAATATAACAAAAATAATTCAAGAACTTTTAATGAACAAAGGTTACTCTGTAGGTCCTTATGGTGCAGATGGAATTTTTGGTAATGCAACTTTTAATGGAATTTTAAAGTTTCAACGTGATAATGGCCTTTCTCAAGATGGTATAGTTGGAAATAACACTTGGAGAGCTTTATTAAAAATTTAGGCAATTAGTTAATAAGGAAATGGGAGGTTATCCTCCCATTTTTTATTAATATGTTTTTCATGAAGATATAAAAAATAATAAAGAAAAAAGTATAATTTAGTAACATAATTGTATGTATAGTAATATGATGTAGTATAAGCATCAATTAATATAGTTTAAATTTTTAAATATCTCTGCATTCTTAATATAAAAACTATCTAATAATCTAGTTGCAAAGCAATTTTATTAGATAAAATTAAACATAGTCATAGATGCTTTTAAAGTAATGTGACATTTAAAATGATAGTGGCTATGTAAACAAAAATATTAAAAATTGGGGTGCATTTAGATGAGATATACTAGAGATTTTGATGAATTTAAAGAGTTTGAAATAATTAAGGGTGAAGATTTTCAAGAGGTTAGAAGAGAAGATAGGAATCATAAAAAGCACAAAAGATGTGGAGATATAAAAATAAAAGCCAAATGTGTTAATGTGTTTCTTTGTCCTCAAAAAAAACATGATAAATAATGTTTTTAGGTTTAAAGGAGCCCTTTAAAAGGGCTTCTTTCTAAAGCAGAGAAACTCAATATAAAATAAAAATAGAATTAATTTATATTGTAGAGGAACATTTTTATACTGCATTAATATAATGTAGTGTAGCTACAAAATGTAATTAAAATAATTTATCTTCCTTATAAATTTAAAGGGAGTTTATACAAGAACATAGTCACAGACATCTAAAGCTATAGGATAAATACTATAAAATATTGACTATGTAAAATATTAAAAAATGAGGTGCGTTTAGATGAGTAGAGATTTTGAAAGATTTGAATCATTATGCGAAGAAGATAGAAATGATGATAGGGAAAGAAGTAGACGTAGACGTTCAAGAAGATGTGGAAATGTAGAAATCAAAGCTGAAACTGTAAATGTATTTGTGTGTGAGCATAACAGACATCATAGAGATAATGAAAGATGCTAGTTTATTAATTTTAAGAGAAGTCCTTTAAAAGGACTTCTTTTTAGTTTGCTTTAAAGCTAGAATAAAATTAATTCATATTTTTATGAACTAATTTTATTCTACAGTAATATAGTGTAGTGTAAGTAAAAATATAATTAAAATAAACTACTCTATTTTTTAGAATTCTAAATTTATATGATTAAAATAAATTTATACGAATAGCATATCTATGGACACCTATAAAAAGGAATATATCCATAAATATTTGCTATATAAAATATAAAAAATGAGGTGCAGTTGGATGAGTAGAGATTGTGAAAGAATTGAATTATTCTGTTGTGAAGATGATAGAAGAGATGATATTGAGTGTGATGATAGAGAAAGAAGTAGTCGCAGGCGTTCAAGAAGGCATGGGAATGTAGTGATTAGAGCTAAAAACGTAGAAGTAATTACATGTCCAAGTGGAAGAAATAGAGAAAGATGCTAGTTTTAAAATATTAAGAGAAGTCCTTTGAAAGGACTTCTTTTTTGCTTATTTAAATTGTATTAATAAAAGTTTTAAATAAGTATATATGTAAGCTTTACTTATACGGAAATTTAAGGTAATATATTAATATACAAATATTTCTATAGGAGGGGTATAATGAAGAAGAAATATTATAAAAGTTGTATATTTTGGATTTACATAGCTCTAATTATGTGTACTGCTTTAATATTTATTGATGGCATAAGTAAATATAGAAATGTTAGTGAAATTTATAATTACGGGGATACCTATAATAATAGAACCTTAGATCAAGTGATATCCCTAATATTAGAAGCATAATTATTTAACGGAATTATTATTTAAATTATTTAATTTACCCTTATATAACTAATAGAAGTATATATAATTAATATAAAAGTTTAATATAAAATAAAAACAATCTAGATTACATTTAGTCTAGATTGTTTTTATTTTAGGATAAAAAAGATATACTATACTAAAATGCACTAATTAAATAAGATTTACAATTAAGAGAAAAATATAAATTAAAATAGACTTAAAGGAGAAAATTAATGAAAATATTAATAGATGCAGATGCTTGTCCTTCAAGGCATATTATAGAGAAAGTAGCAAGGGAGAATAATCTAAAACTTATATTTTATTGTAGTTTAAATAGCATAGTATCCTGTGATTATGGTGAAGTTGTGTGTGTGGATAGCGGTTTTCAGGCTGTAGATATGAAGATTGCAAATGAACTAGAGTCTTTTGATATAGTAGTTAGCCAGGACTATGGAGTTGCAGCTATAGTTCTTTCAAAAAATGCTTATGCAATAAATCCAAAAGGTTACATATATACATCAGAAAATATAGATTCTATGCTTATGCAAAAGCATATTTCCCATAAAATAAGGAGAGGAGGGGGAAAGGTCTCTAATGCTAAAAAACGTAAAATTGAAGATGATGATAGGTTATTAAAGAATCTTTATAAGTTAATAAGTTATGATATTAATAAAAATAATAAATAAAGTATAAAAAGAGTTGTACCATAATATGTAAATATAGTATAATATTAATATACAAATTTTTACATAGGGGGCCAATGCAATGAACGAATTGATTATTACTTTTAAAGAAAACTATTACTTAGAAAATGGTGAAAAATCTATTGGCATCTTTGTTAATTCTTCAGAAAAAGAAGATTTATTATATAAATTTTTAGTTGGTCATAATGGTATGTGGAAAATTATAAAGGATTTCACTGAAGAGAAATTTACCTTATGGGATGAGAAAGAAGAAGGCAATTATATCATTATGATTCAGGCTAAAAGGAGGGAAAGTAGCAAACCCTTTGATTATGTAGCCCGTATGGAATATATAATAAAACATCAGGAAATTGATGAAGATGATAATAAAGGACTAAATAAAACCTTAGAGTATTTCAATAATTTTATAGATAATAAAAAAAATAAAGAAGTGAAATTAAACAATATAGAGTCTAATGATATAAAAGAGGAAGAATTGAACCTAGAAGGTGATGAAAATGTTCAAAGTCTAGTTATAGAAGAGAGTGGTAATGAAATAGAAAGTTTAGCTAATATGGAAGTTGCGGCTGATACGAATTTCTCAGAAGGTAACACAGAATTAATTAAACATGTATTAGTCTATCCTAAAGATAAACATTTTATGGATGAAGAAATAGTTTTCAACATTTTAACAGAGAATATTGAAAACGTACTAGTTAAATATAAGATATATATAGATGAAAACTTGGTGGAAGAAATTGAATATTGTCAGGATAAAAATTTCTCTTTTTTTCCAAGATGCATAGGAACTTATAGGTTTGAATTTTATGCAAAACATATGAATAGTAATAAAAAGTTTGATGAGGTTAGGGAACACGTAATTGATGTACAGTATTCTAGGCCTATAGAATCAGTAGAAATAAAATGTGATAAAAATTATATTCGTTGTAATGAGGATGCTACATTTACAGCTACATCTGTTGGAGGAAAGAATGTACTATATGAATTTTATATACTAATGGAAAATAGATGGGAGCTTGCACAAAGGTATAGTAAAAAAAGTTATTATACTATGATGCCCTTTAAAAAAGGGGAATATATAATTCTTGTTTTAGCTAAAAGTTTTCATAAAAATGTTGAGTATGAAAACTATGGTTTATATAAATTCAATTCAAAACCTGGCAAGGAACTGGTGGTACAAAGCTATGCCTTTGTATAAGAATTATTATTGCATAATAGAATAGTTTTAATACTAAATCTCTCTTTTCAAATAGTACATTTCATATAATTTGGTATAATAAGTAGTACAGTATATATTAAAAGGAGAGAATTTATGGAAAGATTAGATAAAATACTAGCTAACCTAGGATATGGAACTAGAAAAGAAGTTAAAAGTTTAGTTAAAAGAGGAGAAGTAAAGGTTAATGATGAGGTAGTTAAGGATAGTAGCATAAAAGTTGATCCTGAAAAGGACAAGATTTTAGTAAACGAAGAAGAAATTATGTATAGAGAATTTATATATATTATGATGAATAAGCCTCAAGGAGTAGTATCTGCTACTTTTGATAACCATGATGAGACAGTTATAGACTTAATAGATCAAGAATATAGAGTGTTTGAACCATTTCCTGTAGGTAGATTAGATAAGGATACAGTAGGATTATTATTTCTAACCAATGATGGAGAATTAAATCACAAACTAATAGCACCTAAAAATCATGTAGATAAGGTTTATTTTGCTCAAATAGATAAAGAGGTAGAAGCTAGTGATATTGCTGCATTTGAAAAGGGAATAACTTTAGATGATGGTTATAATTGTATGCCTGCAAAATTAGAAATTCTAGAATCTTCTCCTAATGGTTCTAATGTTTTAGTTACTATACAAGAGGGGAAATTCCATCAAGTAAAGAGAATGTTTCAAAGTAGGGGCAAGGAAGTTGTGTATTTAAAAAGAAACAGTTTTGGACCTCTTAGTTTGGATGAAAATTTAGAAGAAGGTACTTATAGAGAACTTACAGAAGAAGAAGTAAAACTATTAAAGAATATTTAAGATATTATAATATTATTATAAAAAAGTGGAACTTTATAGTAAAATATTAAAGCGAATTTTCAGAGTAAAAAGGTATTTTAACATATGGAATTTAATGCAATACACAATTAAAAGGGTGAAATATTAAACTTGCAAAATAATATTGAATTTTTTAAAAATATATAATATAAAGTCAGTCTTAACAAATATTTAACAAGAAATCTTAATAAAACTATTGAATTAAATTGAAATTTTTAATATAATGATTATGCAAGAAAGAAAACAACCCCCTTTTGTTATTAATAACAACCCATCCCCTAATGTTATTAATGTAAAAAATATGTCGAAACCCCTAAAATAATCGACATTGAAATTAACGCATCATTATGATGCGTTAATTTTTTATTTTTTGAGAAATTAAATATATATTCTTTAAATAGTTTTGGATAAAATTTTTCAAAAAATGAAATAATAAATAATAGTTAAATATAGTTTATAATATGTATGATATAATCTATTTAGATTATATTTATACATAAAGGAAATTATTTAGAGATTATAAAACATATAGAATTATATATAAGCCTCAAAAGGGGAAAGGAAGTGTTAGGTTTGGATAATAGTATAAGAGAGATTTTAATTAGTTTTATGACAGAAAAGGCATATAAGCCTATGACCATAAAGGAACTTGCAAAGATTTTTAATATCTCTAAAAGGGATATGAAAGATTTTGAGAAGCTTTTAGGATATATGGAGGAAGATGGACAGATTATTAAGACACATACAGAGTATTATGGTATACCAGAGAGAATGGGCTTTATGCAAGGTACATTCCAAGGACATTCTAAGGGCTTTGGATTTGTAATTATTGAAGGTGAAGAAAAGGATGTATTTATCCCTATAAATGCTGTTAATGGTGCTATGAACGGTGATAAGGTTCTTGTATCTATCTTTAAAGAGGAGCAAAAAGGGAGGAAAAGAGAGGGAGAAATATATAAAATTCTCAAACGTGAAAACACAGTAGTTATAGGATCTTTCCAAGATAGCAAGAATTTTGGGTTTGTGGTTCCAGAAGATGCAAGAATCCACCAAGATATATTTATAGCTAAAGAAAAGACAAAGGGTGCGACAGATGGGCAAATAGTAGTAGCTGAAATTACAAAATGGCCTGATCAAAATAGAAGAAGCCCTGAAGGTAAGGTAATAGAGATATTAGGTAACAAAGGTGATAAAGGTATTGATATTCTAACTATTATAAGAAAACACAAATTACCAGAAAAGTTTTCTCCAAAAGTAGAGGAATATGCAGCTAACATTGAAGATAAAATACCAGAAGAGGAATATGAGAAAAGAAGAGACTTAAGAGATATTCTTATGGTAACTATTGATGGAGAGGATGCAAAAGACTTAGATGATGCTGTATCCATAGAAAGATTAGAAAATGGGAACTATCTTCTAGGAGTTCACATAGCAGACGTATCTCACTATGTAAGAGATAAAAATGTACTTGATAAAGAAGCTCTTAAAAGAGGGACATCTGTTTATTTAATTGATAGAGTAGTGCCTATGCTACCTAAAAAATTATCTAATGGAGTTTGTAGTTTAAATCCAAGAGTAGATAGATTAGCTTTAACTTGTATGATGGAGATAGATGATAAAGGGAAAGTTGTATCTCATGAAGTTTTTGAAAGTATTATAAAAACCAATGAAAGAATGACTTATACAGATGTTACAAAAATTTTAAGAGACAATGATGAAGAATTAATTAAAAAATATGATTATCTATATGATTCATTTAAAGCTATGGGCAAATTGTTTGAAATCTTAAATAGAAAGAGAACAGAAAGAGGAAGTATAGACTTTGATTTTGAAGAATGTAAAATCATATTAGATGAAATTGGTAGACCTGTAGATGTAAAACCTTACGAAAGAGCTATTGCAAATAGAATTATAGAAGAATTTATGTTAGTTTGTAATGAAACCATAGCAGAGTATATGTACTGGACTAAGATGCCATTTGTGTATAGAATTCACGAAGATCCAGATGAAGAAAAGTTAGCTCATTTTAGTGAATTTGTTTATAATTTAGGATACACATTAAAACGTGGACAAAAAATATATCCAAGA
The nucleotide sequence above comes from Hathewaya histolytica. Encoded proteins:
- a CDS encoding histidine phosphatase family protein: MNKIYFVRHAKPDYSIHDDLIRPLTDQGIKDSKELLNFFKDKEITKIYSSPYKRAIDTIKEVAKIYELEIEIVDGFKERKISNCWIEDFSNYSRKQWSDFSYKLEGGESLKEVQDRNIKVLNEILENNDSQNIVIGTHGTALSTIIKFYDNTFNYDKFNEIKDVMPLIICMTFEGRSIKSITRQINK
- a CDS encoding DUF3784 domain-containing protein, which gives rise to MRADLIGIFMCAFLAGGLLTFLGGVIKHFNAGNMINLFDDKKHDKDKVSRVVGRNFLFTGLSTILIAVISIFINEVYYNYVMMMQLVLIIVGLMATFYQFNKYCKK
- a CDS encoding aspartyl-phosphate phosphatase Spo0E family protein, encoding MSKEELLLKKIEELRSLMNQLISEKADLIDPDVVLLSQKLDILLNEYNEFLRECD
- a CDS encoding YmaF family protein, which codes for MCEDERNERQRHVHEFLGSTKLAEECDERHNHRFAGVTGQAFRCGRSHAHRIRVRTDFFDHFHEICITTGPAIETCDGKHIHCVTGVTTCNDEHRHEFIATTLIESPLV
- a CDS encoding peptidoglycan-binding domain-containing protein; the protein is MKYVRNIGKSKGKVSSYNGYMAGDIVRRLQHELNIQFGRGIVEDGLVGPLTLNALILVKKGARGNITKIIQELLMNKGYSVGPYGADGIFGNATFNGILKFQRDNGLSQDGIVGNNTWRALLKI
- a CDS encoding YaiI/YqxD family protein, which gives rise to MKILIDADACPSRHIIEKVARENNLKLIFYCSLNSIVSCDYGEVVCVDSGFQAVDMKIANELESFDIVVSQDYGVAAIVLSKNAYAINPKGYIYTSENIDSMLMQKHISHKIRRGGGKVSNAKKRKIEDDDRLLKNLYKLISYDINKNNK
- a CDS encoding triple tyrosine motif-containing protein, whose protein sequence is MNELIITFKENYYLENGEKSIGIFVNSSEKEDLLYKFLVGHNGMWKIIKDFTEEKFTLWDEKEEGNYIIMIQAKRRESSKPFDYVARMEYIIKHQEIDEDDNKGLNKTLEYFNNFIDNKKNKEVKLNNIESNDIKEEELNLEGDENVQSLVIEESGNEIESLANMEVAADTNFSEGNTELIKHVLVYPKDKHFMDEEIVFNILTENIENVLVKYKIYIDENLVEEIEYCQDKNFSFFPRCIGTYRFEFYAKHMNSNKKFDEVREHVIDVQYSRPIESVEIKCDKNYIRCNEDATFTATSVGGKNVLYEFYILMENRWELAQRYSKKSYYTMMPFKKGEYIILVLAKSFHKNVEYENYGLYKFNSKPGKELVVQSYAFV
- a CDS encoding pseudouridine synthase yields the protein MERLDKILANLGYGTRKEVKSLVKRGEVKVNDEVVKDSSIKVDPEKDKILVNEEEIMYREFIYIMMNKPQGVVSATFDNHDETVIDLIDQEYRVFEPFPVGRLDKDTVGLLFLTNDGELNHKLIAPKNHVDKVYFAQIDKEVEASDIAAFEKGITLDDGYNCMPAKLEILESSPNGSNVLVTIQEGKFHQVKRMFQSRGKEVVYLKRNSFGPLSLDENLEEGTYRELTEEEVKLLKNI
- the rnr gene encoding ribonuclease R codes for the protein MDNSIREILISFMTEKAYKPMTIKELAKIFNISKRDMKDFEKLLGYMEEDGQIIKTHTEYYGIPERMGFMQGTFQGHSKGFGFVIIEGEEKDVFIPINAVNGAMNGDKVLVSIFKEEQKGRKREGEIYKILKRENTVVIGSFQDSKNFGFVVPEDARIHQDIFIAKEKTKGATDGQIVVAEITKWPDQNRRSPEGKVIEILGNKGDKGIDILTIIRKHKLPEKFSPKVEEYAANIEDKIPEEEYEKRRDLRDILMVTIDGEDAKDLDDAVSIERLENGNYLLGVHIADVSHYVRDKNVLDKEALKRGTSVYLIDRVVPMLPKKLSNGVCSLNPRVDRLALTCMMEIDDKGKVVSHEVFESIIKTNERMTYTDVTKILRDNDEELIKKYDYLYDSFKAMGKLFEILNRKRTERGSIDFDFEECKIILDEIGRPVDVKPYERAIANRIIEEFMLVCNETIAEYMYWTKMPFVYRIHEDPDEEKLAHFSEFVYNLGYTLKRGQKIYPRALQEILEEVKGKREEVVVSTLMLRSMMKAKYSPECIGHFGLAARYYCHFTSPIRRYPDLMIHRIIKEYINGKIDEKRMNRLRTEVGEAALQSSTRERAAMEVEREVDDLKKAEYMSYRIGKEFEGIVSSVTNFGMFVELPNTIEGLVHITDLNDDYYVFDDQHLCLIGEHTKKMYKLGDPVKIVVSRVSLDTHEIYFELLNEEEEKAMDVVPSDEDVEKVQKAIKSLKSEDEIYS